One window from the genome of Leuconostoc suionicum encodes:
- the rpsE gene encoding 30S ribosomal protein S5 produces MVEFVNPKSLGELEENVVAINRVTKVVKGGRRLRFAALVVVGDKQGHVGFGTGKAQEVPEAIRKAIEDAKRKLITVPTVSTTIPHDVLGKWGGGKILVKPAEEGSGVAAGGAARSVMELAGIADVTAKSLGSATPINVIRATFDALTSLKDAEEVAKLRGVSLEHLAE; encoded by the coding sequence ATGGTTGAATTCGTTAATCCTAAGTCACTTGGTGAATTAGAAGAGAACGTTGTTGCTATTAACCGTGTCACAAAGGTTGTCAAAGGTGGTCGTCGCTTGCGTTTCGCAGCTTTGGTCGTTGTTGGTGATAAGCAAGGACACGTTGGTTTTGGTACTGGTAAAGCACAAGAAGTTCCTGAAGCTATCCGCAAGGCTATTGAAGATGCTAAGCGTAAGTTGATTACTGTGCCAACAGTTTCTACAACTATTCCTCATGATGTCCTTGGTAAATGGGGCGGCGGTAAGATTTTAGTTAAGCCCGCCGAAGAAGGATCTGGTGTTGCCGCTGGTGGTGCAGCACGTTCTGTTATGGAACTTGCTGGTATTGCAGATGTGACTGCTAAGTCACTTGGTTCAGCAACACCAATTAACGTTATTCGTGCTACTTTCGATGCTCTTACAAGCTTGAAAGATGCCGAAGAAGTTGCTAAGTTGCGTGGTGTTTCTTTAGAACACTTAGCTGAATAA
- the rpmD gene encoding 50S ribosomal protein L30 — MADLKITLIKSAVHRLPKQRAIVKSLGLGRVSSSVVKPNNEATRGAIFHIAHLVSVEEVK, encoded by the coding sequence ATGGCTGATTTGAAAATCACTTTGATTAAGAGTGCGGTTCATCGCTTACCTAAGCAACGCGCGATCGTTAAGTCTCTTGGACTTGGACGCGTATCTAGTTCAGTGGTGAAGCCTAACAACGAAGCTACACGTGGTGCGATTTTCCATATCGCTCACTTAGTTAGCGTTGAAGAAGTTAAGTAA
- the rplO gene encoding 50S ribosomal protein L15: protein MNLNELQPAAGSRHVRNRVGRGTSSGNGKTSGRGQKGQKARGKVRLGFEGGQMPLYRRIPKRGFTNISRKEFAVVNLNKLNSFDDGKEITPTLLIENGIVKNQKSGIKILAVGQLEKKLTVKAHKFSAAAVAAIEQAGGSTEVL, encoded by the coding sequence ATGAATTTGAACGAATTACAACCAGCTGCCGGTTCACGTCATGTACGTAACCGTGTTGGTCGTGGTACATCATCTGGAAACGGTAAGACATCCGGACGTGGTCAAAAGGGTCAAAAGGCTCGTGGCAAAGTACGTTTGGGGTTTGAAGGTGGTCAAATGCCTTTGTACCGTCGTATTCCAAAGCGTGGATTTACTAACATTTCACGTAAGGAATTCGCAGTTGTTAACTTGAACAAGTTAAACAGCTTTGATGATGGTAAAGAAATTACACCAACACTTTTGATTGAAAACGGTATTGTTAAAAATCAAAAGTCTGGTATTAAGATTTTGGCTGTTGGTCAACTTGAAAAGAAGTTGACTGTTAAGGCACATAAGTTCTCTGCAGCAGCGGTTGCTGCAATCGAACAAGCCGGTGGGTCAACTGAGGTACTTTAA
- the secY gene encoding preprotein translocase subunit SecY, which translates to MLSTLFNAVREKDIRKKLGWTFFILFIYRIGTHITVPGVNPAAMSEMASSGLMNILNIFSGGGLTNYSLFAMGVSPYVTAQIIVQLLQLDIVPRFVEWSKQGEVGRRKLNNATRWLTLVLAFVQSVGITAGFNSLSSYGLVSQTNSVMSFVVIGSVMTIGTFFAMWLGEMITEKGLGNGVSMIIFAGIIAQAPEGFYEIFKENILQASSSDILNGWIFVVVLVIAMILVVAFTTWSYEGTRRLQMQYTRSATSYGSEAYLPLKVNVSGVIPVIFASSFISTPQTVMLAFQDKYSSAQWYQIMQQIFSMTTLPGAILYTALIVVFTYFYAFVQVNPDKLSENLQKQGAYIVGVRPGAETKAFVSKLLLNLSFVGSIFLGVVALVPLIASDVWGLNEKIGLGGTSLLISIGVALDLIRQIDGLMQKKNYVGFITKDQLAAREAING; encoded by the coding sequence ATGCTTAGCACGTTATTTAATGCAGTACGTGAAAAGGACATTCGCAAAAAATTAGGGTGGACGTTTTTTATTCTGTTTATTTACAGAATTGGAACGCACATAACTGTGCCTGGTGTTAACCCTGCTGCTATGTCTGAGATGGCTAGTTCCGGATTAATGAACATTTTGAACATCTTTTCTGGTGGTGGCCTGACAAACTACTCGTTGTTCGCAATGGGTGTGTCACCATACGTGACAGCACAAATTATTGTACAACTTTTGCAATTAGATATCGTGCCTCGCTTTGTTGAATGGAGTAAGCAAGGTGAAGTTGGCCGCCGAAAGTTGAATAACGCTACGCGGTGGTTAACACTTGTTCTTGCGTTCGTTCAATCTGTTGGTATCACAGCTGGATTTAATTCATTGTCATCCTATGGATTAGTGAGTCAAACCAATAGCGTAATGTCATTTGTTGTAATCGGTTCTGTTATGACTATTGGAACATTTTTTGCAATGTGGCTTGGGGAAATGATTACTGAAAAAGGCTTAGGAAACGGCGTTTCAATGATTATTTTTGCGGGTATAATCGCCCAAGCACCAGAAGGTTTCTATGAAATCTTCAAAGAAAATATTCTGCAAGCAAGCAGTAGTGACATACTTAATGGTTGGATATTTGTTGTTGTATTAGTTATAGCGATGATTTTAGTGGTAGCATTTACGACGTGGTCTTATGAAGGAACTCGTCGACTACAAATGCAGTATACGCGATCTGCCACATCATATGGTAGTGAAGCGTATTTACCATTAAAAGTAAATGTTTCTGGCGTTATACCGGTCATATTTGCCTCATCATTTATTAGTACGCCACAAACGGTTATGTTAGCGTTTCAAGACAAATATTCATCAGCTCAGTGGTACCAAATTATGCAACAGATATTCAGTATGACAACTTTGCCTGGCGCAATTTTATATACTGCATTGATTGTTGTTTTCACATATTTTTATGCCTTTGTTCAAGTTAATCCTGATAAGTTATCAGAGAATCTACAAAAGCAAGGTGCATATATTGTTGGTGTTCGTCCCGGTGCAGAAACAAAAGCTTTCGTTTCAAAACTCTTGTTAAATTTGAGCTTTGTTGGATCAATTTTCTTGGGCGTTGTTGCGTTGGTTCCTTTGATTGCATCGGATGTCTGGGGACTCAATGAAAAGATTGGTCTGGGTGGTACAAGCCTGTTAATTTCAATAGGTGTCGCTTTGGATCTAATTCGCCAAATTGATGGTTTGATGCAGAAAAAAAATTACGTTGGATTTATTACAAAAGATCAGTTAGCAGCTCGGGAGGCAATCAATGGCTAA
- a CDS encoding adenylate kinase, with protein sequence MAKNLILLGLPGAGKGTQADFIVKDYSIVHISTGDIFRANLAENTELGQKARQFMDAGDLVPDEITNAMVADRLNQQDVETGFMLDGYPRNEAQAVFLDKYLSDNGKSVSATLYFEVADTVLRERLLGRGRADDTPEVIDNRLAVNKAANLPLVDYYQKAGVLHTIDGGRELADVYHDVKEVLDNLN encoded by the coding sequence ATGGCTAAAAATTTGATTTTGTTGGGTTTGCCAGGTGCTGGTAAAGGCACACAAGCAGACTTTATTGTGAAGGATTATTCTATTGTTCATATTAGTACTGGAGATATTTTCCGTGCTAACTTGGCAGAAAATACCGAATTAGGACAAAAGGCGCGTCAATTCATGGATGCGGGCGACTTAGTTCCTGATGAAATCACAAATGCTATGGTTGCTGATCGTTTAAACCAACAAGACGTTGAAACTGGTTTTATGCTTGATGGATACCCTCGTAATGAAGCACAAGCAGTATTCCTAGATAAGTACTTATCAGATAACGGTAAATCTGTATCAGCAACATTATATTTTGAAGTTGCTGATACAGTGTTACGTGAGCGTCTTCTGGGACGTGGCCGAGCAGATGATACACCCGAAGTTATTGACAACCGTTTGGCAGTTAATAAGGCGGCTAACTTGCCTTTGGTAGATTACTATCAAAAAGCAGGTGTGTTGCACACAATCGATGGCGGTCGTGAACTTGCTGATGTGTATCATGATGTTAAGGAAGTTTTGGACAATTTAAATTAA
- the infA gene encoding translation initiation factor IF-1: MANDVIEIEGKVKETLPNAMFQVELENGAVILAHVSGKIRKNFIRILPGDRVTVEMSPYDLTKGRITYRFR; encoded by the coding sequence GTGGCCAACGATGTCATTGAAATCGAAGGTAAAGTGAAAGAAACTTTACCAAATGCGATGTTCCAAGTGGAACTCGAAAACGGAGCTGTGATCTTAGCGCATGTATCTGGTAAAATTCGAAAGAATTTTATCCGTATCTTGCCAGGTGATCGTGTTACCGTTGAAATGTCACCATACGACTTAACGAAGGGTCGTATTACTTATCGTTTCCGATAA
- the rpmJ gene encoding 50S ribosomal protein L36 produces the protein MKVRPSVKKMCDACRVIKRNGRTMIICSANPKHKQRAGK, from the coding sequence ATGAAAGTACGCCCATCAGTTAAAAAGATGTGTGATGCTTGCCGTGTTATCAAGCGCAATGGTCGAACAATGATCATTTGTTCTGCTAACCCCAAGCATAAGCAACGCGCTGGAAAGTAA
- the rpsM gene encoding 30S ribosomal protein S13, with protein MARIAGIDLPRDKRIVIGLTYIYGIGNTTAQKVLAEAGVSEDVRVRDLTSDQEDAIRATVDKLNLQLEGDLRRKVSLDIKSLQEIASYRGIRHRKGLPVRGQNTKNNARTRKGPAKAIAGKKK; from the coding sequence ATGGCTCGTATAGCAGGTATAGATTTGCCACGTGACAAGCGAATTGTCATTGGCTTAACTTACATCTACGGAATCGGTAATACTACTGCACAAAAGGTCTTGGCTGAAGCTGGCGTTTCTGAAGACGTTCGCGTACGCGATTTGACGTCTGACCAAGAAGATGCCATTCGTGCAACAGTTGACAAGTTAAACTTGCAATTAGAAGGTGACCTACGTCGTAAGGTATCACTTGATATTAAATCATTGCAAGAAATTGCATCATACCGTGGCATTCGTCATCGTAAGGGCTTGCCCGTTCGTGGACAAAACACGAAGAACAACGCTCGCACACGTAAAGGCCCAGCTAAAGCAATTGCTGGAAAGAAAAAGTAA
- the rpsK gene encoding 30S ribosomal protein S11, which produces MAGRTTRKRRVKKNIESGVAHIHSTFNNTIVMITDAQGNAVAWSSAGALGFKGSRKSTPFAAQMAAEAAAKSAMEINMRTVAVTVKGPGSGRESAIRALAAAGLEVTSIKDVTPVPHNGSRPPKRRRV; this is translated from the coding sequence ATGGCAGGTCGTACAACGCGTAAGCGTCGTGTGAAGAAGAATATTGAATCTGGTGTGGCTCACATCCATTCAACATTCAACAACACTATTGTAATGATTACTGATGCACAAGGTAACGCAGTTGCTTGGTCATCAGCTGGTGCACTTGGCTTCAAAGGAAGTCGTAAGTCAACACCATTCGCTGCTCAAATGGCGGCGGAAGCTGCAGCAAAAAGTGCCATGGAAATTAACATGCGTACAGTTGCAGTAACTGTTAAGGGTCCTGGTTCAGGTCGTGAATCAGCTATCCGTGCTTTGGCAGCAGCTGGCTTGGAAGTAACATCAATTAAGGATGTTACACCAGTTCCCCATAACGGATCACGCCCACCAAAGCGTCGTCGTGTTTAA
- a CDS encoding DNA-directed RNA polymerase subunit alpha has product MIEFEKPNIHNIEEDARYGKFVVEPLERGYGTTLGNSLRRILLSSLPGAAVNTVQIDGVVHEFSTVDGVVEDVTQIILNLKKVVLAIDSDDERSLEIDIQGPADVTAADLQGGADVEVLNPDLHIATVAAGKSLHMTVTAVKGRGYTSADENKKLRDEMPIGVLAVDSIYTPIERVNYQVENTRIGARDDYDKLTFDIWTNGSIKPSDALSLGAKILAEHLGLFMDISPVAAEASVMVEAEPVAASASDSAPIEDLDLSVRSYNCLKRAGINTIVELTDRTEADMMKVRNLGRKSLDEIQEKLTDMNLGFRKED; this is encoded by the coding sequence ATGATTGAATTTGAAAAGCCAAATATTCATAACATCGAAGAGGATGCCCGCTACGGCAAATTTGTTGTAGAGCCTCTTGAGCGTGGATATGGTACGACACTTGGTAACTCATTGCGTCGTATCTTATTGTCTTCGCTTCCTGGCGCAGCCGTTAATACGGTGCAAATTGACGGCGTGGTTCACGAGTTTTCAACCGTGGATGGCGTTGTTGAAGATGTCACACAAATTATCTTGAACCTCAAGAAGGTTGTGTTGGCGATTGACTCAGATGATGAACGCTCACTTGAAATTGATATTCAAGGGCCGGCAGATGTAACAGCTGCAGATTTGCAGGGTGGTGCTGATGTTGAAGTTTTGAATCCTGATTTGCATATCGCTACTGTGGCAGCAGGTAAGTCATTACATATGACAGTCACGGCGGTCAAAGGTCGTGGATATACATCAGCTGATGAAAATAAGAAGTTACGTGATGAAATGCCTATTGGTGTTTTAGCCGTTGATTCTATTTATACACCTATCGAACGTGTAAACTACCAAGTAGAAAATACACGTATCGGTGCGCGTGACGATTATGATAAGCTTACTTTTGATATTTGGACAAATGGTTCTATCAAACCAAGTGATGCTTTGAGTTTGGGTGCTAAGATCTTAGCTGAGCATCTTGGTTTGTTTATGGATATTTCTCCTGTAGCTGCTGAAGCTAGTGTTATGGTTGAAGCAGAGCCTGTTGCTGCTAGTGCATCAGATTCTGCCCCAATTGAAGATCTAGACTTATCTGTTCGCTCATATAATTGTCTCAAACGGGCCGGTATCAACACTATTGTAGAGTTGACGGATCGCACTGAAGCTGACATGATGAAAGTGCGTAACCTCGGTCGGAAATCACTTGACGAAATCCAAGAAAAGCTCACTGATATGAACTTAGGATTTCGCAAGGAAGATTAA
- the rplQ gene encoding 50S ribosomal protein L17 — protein MAYRKLGRTSSQRKAMLRDLTTDLLINGRITTTEARAKEVRKTTDKMITLGKRGDLNARRQAATFVRNEVADVIEDGDDVKVQSALQKLFDDVAPRFAERNGGYTRILKTVQRRGDAAQLVILELVD, from the coding sequence ATGGCATATCGTAAATTGGGTCGTACATCTTCACAACGTAAAGCTATGTTGCGTGATTTGACAACTGATCTTTTGATCAATGGTCGTATTACTACTACTGAAGCACGCGCTAAAGAAGTTCGTAAGACAACTGATAAAATGATTACATTAGGTAAGCGTGGCGACTTAAATGCTCGCCGTCAAGCAGCTACTTTTGTTCGTAACGAAGTTGCGGACGTTATAGAAGATGGCGACGATGTTAAAGTGCAATCAGCTTTGCAAAAGTTGTTTGATGATGTTGCACCTCGCTTTGCAGAACGTAATGGTGGTTATACACGAATTCTCAAGACAGTCCAACGTCGTGGCGATGCTGCGCAACTGGTTATCTTGGAGCTCGTTGATTAA
- a CDS encoding polyprenyl synthetase family protein, producing MAMPSLPKIWDTFPELNPPLQNVLIEMSESWRIGFSEIDNAIRSQASAGKLVRPALTLLFSELTDAPYNRKAIVLGASIELLHLATLIHDDIIDESKLRRGQDSIQAHFGKDTAVYAGDYLLTGMLSLLNDADNIQANKLALEALRNILFGELTQKHNRYLTDTSFDNYLTQITGKTAALFKLSVLFGATSSEGVNSQLLDVVGKLGENLGIAFQLLDDYLDFESITEQLSLGKPAGQDIRNGIYTAPILFALENPDINAELRELLALRDEITDDQLVRIHNIILESDAMSRLNSLLAEYSQELDVLLNKLPNNALRNKLSHLATLLLNRKN from the coding sequence ATGGCAATGCCGTCGTTACCAAAAATTTGGGACACTTTCCCAGAATTAAATCCCCCACTTCAAAATGTATTAATAGAAATGTCTGAAAGTTGGCGCATTGGTTTTTCAGAAATCGATAATGCCATTCGTTCACAAGCTAGTGCTGGAAAATTAGTTCGTCCTGCACTGACATTACTTTTCTCTGAATTAACTGATGCGCCATATAATCGGAAGGCTATCGTGTTAGGAGCAAGTATTGAGCTTTTGCACCTTGCGACACTAATACACGATGATATCATTGATGAATCCAAACTGAGACGTGGACAAGATAGTATTCAAGCACATTTTGGTAAGGATACAGCTGTTTATGCTGGTGATTACTTGCTTACTGGAATGTTATCACTATTAAATGATGCTGACAATATTCAAGCAAATAAGCTGGCATTAGAAGCTTTAAGAAATATCTTGTTCGGTGAGTTAACACAAAAACACAACCGATATTTAACTGACACTTCTTTTGATAACTATCTCACTCAAATCACCGGTAAGACAGCTGCTTTATTTAAACTCAGTGTCCTATTCGGAGCCACAAGCTCAGAGGGTGTAAATTCTCAATTACTTGACGTTGTAGGTAAACTTGGTGAGAATCTTGGCATTGCTTTTCAGTTATTAGATGACTATCTTGATTTTGAGTCAATTACTGAACAACTCTCACTCGGTAAACCTGCTGGTCAAGACATTCGGAATGGTATATACACAGCACCTATCTTATTTGCCTTAGAAAATCCAGATATCAATGCAGAATTGAGGGAACTACTGGCTTTGAGAGATGAAATTACTGATGATCAACTCGTACGCATTCACAATATTATTCTTGAAAGTGATGCCATGTCGCGTCTAAATTCTCTGTTAGCTGAATATAGTCAGGAGCTTGATGTTCTGCTGAATAAATTGCCAAATAATGCATTACGCAACAAATTAAGCCACCTTGCCACATTATTATTAAATCGTAAAAATTAG
- a CDS encoding energy-coupling factor transporter ATPase: MVKAIKIDNLKYSYDERPLFNDFNLEIDAGQWVALVGHNGSGKSTLAKLILGLLVAEQGDIDVFDERLTVETVHHVRSKIGMVFQNPDNQFVGATVADDVAFGLENIQVESSEMPQKIDNALTIVGMQEFKNREPHTLSGGQKQRVALASVLALQPKIIILDEATAMLDPDGRATVMETLQKLKKQFGKELTLVTITHDMDEATLANRVVVINDGQKILDGTPAEVFSQRKTLHENGLELPFANELAFHLNEKPDKYMDERELIQWLSTLNK, translated from the coding sequence ATGGTTAAAGCGATAAAGATAGACAATTTAAAGTATAGTTATGACGAACGCCCCTTATTCAACGATTTTAATTTAGAGATTGATGCTGGGCAATGGGTTGCTTTGGTGGGACACAATGGCTCTGGTAAATCAACTTTGGCAAAATTGATTTTGGGGCTTTTAGTGGCAGAACAAGGTGATATTGATGTTTTTGATGAACGTCTGACTGTCGAAACTGTGCACCATGTCCGATCAAAGATTGGCATGGTTTTTCAAAATCCAGATAACCAATTTGTTGGTGCAACTGTTGCTGACGATGTTGCTTTTGGTCTAGAGAATATCCAGGTTGAGAGCTCGGAAATGCCTCAAAAAATAGATAATGCACTGACTATTGTTGGCATGCAAGAATTTAAAAATCGTGAGCCACATACATTGTCAGGTGGACAAAAGCAACGCGTTGCCTTAGCAAGTGTGTTAGCATTACAACCTAAGATTATCATTTTAGATGAAGCGACTGCAATGTTAGATCCTGATGGCCGCGCTACGGTCATGGAGACATTACAGAAATTAAAAAAGCAGTTTGGTAAAGAGTTAACATTAGTGACTATTACGCACGATATGGATGAAGCAACACTTGCTAACCGAGTAGTGGTTATTAATGATGGGCAAAAAATCCTAGATGGTACACCAGCCGAAGTTTTTTCACAGCGGAAAACGCTACATGAAAATGGATTAGAACTACCTTTTGCTAATGAGTTAGCATTTCATTTAAACGAGAAACCTGATAAATATATGGACGAGAGAGAACTGATACAGTGGCTATCAACTTTGAACAAGTGA
- a CDS encoding energy-coupling factor transporter ATPase — MAINFEQVNFSYGAGTTLAQPILHDINVTIPDGKVTAIIGQTGSGKSTFIQHLNGLLKPTTGRVVIDDFVLTSDLKEKNLTSLRARVGMVFQFPENQLFANTVLEDVMYAPINFGYDKADAEFAAKTALKRVNVSEKLWDKSPFELSGGQMRRVAMAGTLASDPDIIVLDEPAAGLDPKGQKELLAIVRGLKAAGKLVVFISHQMDHVIAVADHVIVMHDGGVVAEGKPVEIFNKDLAWFKTVALDLPKAGQFAEQLRQNGHVLRHRPLLLTELATMLNEEKRHE; from the coding sequence GTGGCTATCAACTTTGAACAAGTGAATTTTAGTTATGGTGCTGGTACAACTTTAGCGCAGCCAATTTTGCATGATATTAATGTAACGATACCAGATGGAAAAGTAACGGCAATTATTGGTCAGACTGGTTCGGGTAAGTCAACTTTCATACAACATTTAAATGGTTTATTGAAACCCACAACAGGACGAGTAGTTATTGATGATTTTGTTTTAACGAGTGACTTGAAGGAAAAAAACTTAACCTCTTTGCGGGCAAGAGTGGGTATGGTTTTTCAATTTCCAGAAAACCAGTTGTTTGCAAATACAGTCTTAGAAGACGTCATGTATGCCCCGATAAATTTTGGTTATGACAAAGCAGATGCTGAGTTTGCGGCAAAAACTGCCTTAAAACGGGTGAATGTCTCTGAGAAATTATGGGATAAATCACCTTTTGAACTTTCGGGTGGACAGATGCGCCGTGTTGCTATGGCAGGAACGTTGGCAAGTGATCCAGATATTATTGTTTTAGATGAGCCAGCAGCAGGCCTAGATCCAAAAGGCCAAAAAGAATTACTTGCGATTGTGAGAGGCCTGAAAGCAGCGGGTAAACTGGTAGTTTTCATTTCTCATCAAATGGATCATGTAATTGCTGTAGCTGATCATGTCATTGTGATGCATGATGGTGGTGTTGTAGCAGAAGGTAAACCAGTTGAAATATTCAATAAAGATCTGGCTTGGTTTAAAACGGTTGCTTTGGATTTGCCTAAGGCTGGACAGTTTGCGGAGCAGCTGCGTCAAAATGGACATGTATTGCGTCATCGTCCATTATTATTGACGGAATTAGCGACTATGTTAAATGAGGAAAAACGGCATGAATAA
- a CDS encoding energy-coupling factor transporter transmembrane component T family protein, whose product MNNIMIGRFVPGDSWIHRLDPRTKMIGTFIFIFVMLWSTSWSTYAWSAAFVVLAIRLTKQPFRLYWDGLKPIFWLILFTVILQLFFTPGTPVLLHAGPLKVTVPGIINAIYVMIRFVLIILMSTILTLTTPPTSIANALESLLKPLKKIHVPVAELSLMLSIALRFVPLLMDETQKIMNAQKSRGMSFSTGGPIKRAKAIVPLLIPLFVGALQRALDLANAMEVRGFQDATQRTKYRVLSYGSNDRSAFIGLIGFTIIFIGIKFFIK is encoded by the coding sequence ATGAATAATATTATGATTGGCCGTTTTGTGCCAGGAGATTCTTGGATTCACCGTTTAGATCCAAGAACTAAAATGATTGGAACCTTTATTTTTATTTTTGTGATGTTGTGGTCAACATCATGGTCGACCTATGCATGGTCAGCGGCTTTCGTTGTTTTAGCAATACGCTTAACAAAGCAGCCATTTAGACTTTATTGGGATGGATTAAAACCAATTTTTTGGCTAATTCTATTTACAGTAATCTTACAGCTTTTTTTTACGCCAGGAACACCAGTATTATTACATGCTGGGCCACTAAAAGTGACGGTTCCGGGCATTATTAATGCTATTTATGTTATGATTCGTTTTGTTTTAATCATTTTGATGTCAACAATTTTGACGTTAACAACGCCACCGACAAGTATTGCAAACGCGTTAGAATCCTTATTGAAGCCTTTGAAAAAGATCCACGTTCCAGTAGCCGAACTTTCATTGATGCTATCAATCGCGCTGCGTTTTGTACCACTACTAATGGATGAAACGCAAAAAATCATGAATGCACAAAAGTCACGTGGTATGAGCTTTTCAACAGGGGGACCAATTAAAAGAGCCAAAGCTATTGTGCCATTACTTATTCCACTTTTCGTGGGTGCATTACAACGAGCACTAGATTTAGCCAATGCGATGGAGGTTCGCGGTTTTCAAGACGCCACACAACGAACAAAGTATCGTGTACTATCATACGGCAGCAATGATCGCAGTGCGTTTATAGGATTAATTGGGTTTACGATTATATTTATTGGTATTAAATTTTTTATAAAATGA
- the truA gene encoding tRNA pseudouridine(38-40) synthase TruA: MPRYKAIIAYDGAEFFGFQLQTKNGVESVRTVQGELNKVINKMAKNPSPQIKVVGASRTDTGVHAFGQVVHFDLPFNIDPEGVRKGMNTLLPFDVVVNHVEHVSDDFHARFNTHSKRYIYRVSTTDYKDPFKRKYTGHFHWKLDLSRIKAALPDLLGEHDFASFAASGNETATTIRLITRAEVDEKPEEHEIVFTFEGNAFLYNQIRIMVGVLLEIGTGKRPVHDIVRLIEVKDREQARYTAPASGLYLDEIDYN; the protein is encoded by the coding sequence ATGCCGCGATATAAAGCAATTATAGCTTACGATGGTGCTGAATTCTTTGGGTTTCAATTGCAAACAAAAAACGGTGTTGAGTCTGTACGTACAGTTCAAGGAGAGCTTAATAAAGTCATCAATAAAATGGCAAAGAACCCATCACCGCAAATTAAAGTAGTAGGTGCATCGCGAACTGATACGGGAGTTCATGCTTTTGGTCAAGTAGTTCATTTTGATTTGCCATTCAATATTGATCCAGAAGGCGTGCGCAAGGGGATGAATACGTTGTTGCCATTTGATGTGGTTGTAAATCATGTAGAACATGTTTCTGATGACTTCCATGCACGATTTAATACACATTCTAAGCGGTACATTTATCGTGTATCTACGACTGATTACAAGGACCCTTTTAAACGCAAATATACAGGACATTTCCATTGGAAACTGGATTTGAGCAGAATTAAAGCTGCTTTACCTGACTTATTAGGTGAGCATGATTTTGCTAGCTTTGCTGCCTCAGGAAATGAAACGGCTACAACTATTCGTTTGATTACCCGGGCTGAGGTTGATGAGAAACCAGAAGAGCATGAGATAGTATTCACCTTTGAAGGGAATGCTTTCTTATATAATCAAATTCGTATTATGGTTGGTGTACTACTAGAAATTGGTACCGGAAAACGACCTGTACATGATATCGTTCGACTGATAGAAGTTAAGGATCGGGAACAAGCTAGGTATACTGCGCCAGCAAGTGGCCTATACTTGGACGAGATTGATTACAATTGA
- a CDS encoding pyridoxamine 5'-phosphate oxidase family protein has product MTFFEEYIQASRGLVFVATTRDNQPSIRIMGFAVSPERENLWYFNVDPTSYKVHDIDNNDKVAIITPFNENGARIESNNATMRRSDKTWADIKPLFIDNKSYMQGHPDIENEIVLELHIHSASLASYGYKKDVNFE; this is encoded by the coding sequence ATGACATTTTTTGAAGAATATATTCAAGCTTCGCGAGGGCTTGTTTTCGTGGCAACCACTAGAGATAATCAACCAAGTATTCGAATTATGGGGTTTGCGGTCAGTCCAGAACGTGAAAATCTATGGTACTTTAACGTTGATCCAACATCATATAAAGTTCATGATATCGATAATAATGACAAGGTAGCTATCATTACGCCATTTAATGAAAATGGCGCACGTATTGAATCAAATAATGCAACTATGAGACGTTCTGATAAAACATGGGCAGATATTAAACCATTATTTATTGACAACAAATCTTATATGCAGGGGCATCCAGATATCGAAAATGAGATTGTACTGGAACTCCACATTCATTCTGCTAGTCTTGCGTCCTATGGGTATAAAAAAGATGTTAATTTTGAGTAA